From Scomber japonicus isolate fScoJap1 chromosome 22, fScoJap1.pri, whole genome shotgun sequence, one genomic window encodes:
- the LOC128384156 gene encoding erythroid membrane-associated protein-like: MKILAAFVILLQVSQQASAVTLEVKEGDLSVLLPCKAPAGVTLPLTVDTVVEWKRLNPDITVHVRRDNRDQPNDQSQQYRSRTSLSQDALKSGDLSLTLKNIQLVDQAVYDCSASKGRDTLFSNKVDLQVISEDEAELAAKRDEFHNLYITFLVLFILTLIVALVLAGVVYKEKHMKGRSAVDM, encoded by the exons ATGAAGATTTTAGCGGCGTTTGTGATTCTCCTGCAAG TTTCCCAGCAGGCCTCAGCTGTGACGTTGGAGGTGAAGGAGGGGGATCTGTCTGTCTTGCTGCCCTGTAAGGCACCTGCAGGTGTAACTTTACCTTTAACTGTAGACACTGTGGTGGAGTGGAAACGCCTCAACCCTGACATCACCGTCCACGTGCGTCGTGACAACCGTGACCAGCCCAATGACCAGAGCCAGCAGTACAGGTCACGCACGTCTCTGAGTCAGGATGCTCTGAAGAGCGGAGACCTCAGCCTCACCCTGAAGAACATCCAATTGGTGGACCAAGCCGTCTACGACTGCTCCGCCAGCAAGGGACGAGATACCCTGTTCAGTAATAAAGTCGACCTGCAGGTCATCAGCGAAGACG AGGCAGAGTTAGCAGCTAAGCGTGATGAGTTCCACAACCTGTATATCACCTTCCTCGTCCTCTTCATCCTTACTTTGATTGTAGCTCTTGTGTTGGCTGGTGTAGTctacaaagaaaaacatatgaAAG GCAGATCAGCAGTTGACATGtga
- the zgc:158659 gene encoding phosphatidylinositol 4,5-bisphosphate 3-kinase catalytic subunit alpha isoform encodes MAPRPSSGELWGLHLMPPRILVDCCLPNGMMVSLECLRETPLISIKQQLFTEARKYPLYHLLQEESSYIFVGVTQEAEREEFYDETRRLCDLRLFHPILKVIEPLGNREEKILNREIGFAIGMPVCEFEMLKDPEVQDFRRSILSVCREAMEEREGGGAHSQALYVYPPNVESSPQLPQHIYSKLDKGRLIVTIWVIVSPSNSKQKYTLKVSHDSLPEQLIAESIRKKSRSMHLSPQQLRLCVQEYQGQYILKVCGCDEYLLEKYPLSQYKYIRSCIIVGRLPHLMLVSKDSLYSQLPASGFVTPSYSRRTPQPSPCPGGGDGSPPRSLWAFNTLLRVRLLCATYVNVNIRDIDKIYVRTGIYHGGEPLCDNVNTQRVPCSNPRWNEWLTYDIYLADLPRSARICLSICSVKGRKGAKEEHCPLAWGNVNLFDYQDILVSGKVALSLWPVPHGLEDLLNPIGVAGSNPNKETPCVELEFSWFNQTVVFPDEQQIEEHANWTISRELGYNYCHGLSSRLACDSSVSAADGEQLRSLCSKDPLYELSEQEKDFLWRHRHYCVNIPESLPKLLLSVKWNSRDEVSQMYCLLKEWPLMEPESALELLDCNFPDPMVREFALRCLVQGLTDDKLSQYLLQLVQVLKYEMYLDNPLARFLIKKALTNQRIGHFFFWHLKSEMHNKTVSRRFGLLLEAFCRACGMYLKHLNRQVEAMDKLVNLTDTLKQEKKDETQKTQMKFLVEHMSRPDYMEALQGFVSPLNPVHQLGNLRLEECRIMSSAKRPLWLNWENPDIMSELLFTNNEIIFKNGDDLRQDMLTLQIIKIMENIWQNQGLDLRMLPYGCLSIGDCVGLIEVVKHSFTIMQIQCKGGLKGALQFNSNTLHHWIKDKNRGEAYDRAIDLFTRSCAGYCVATFILGIGDRHNSNIMVKENGQLFHIDFGHFLDHKKKKFGYKRERVPFVLTQDFLIVISKGVQESTKTKEFERFQEMCYKAYLAIRQHASLFINLFSLLLGCGMPELQSFDDIAYLRKTLALEKSQQEALEYFTKQMNDAHHGGWSTKMDWIFHTIRHMPNEH; translated from the exons ATGGCACCCAGACCGTCATCAGGGGAACTATGGGGACTCCATCTGATGCCCCCCCGCATCCTGGTGGACTGCTGCCTCCCCAATG GGATGATGGTGAGTCTGGAGTGCCTCAGAGAGACTCCTCTCATCAGCATCAAGCAGCAGCTCTTCACGGAGGCCAGGAAGTATCCGCTGTATCACCTGCTACAG gaggagTCAAGTTACATCTTTGTGGGTGTAACtcaggaagcagagagggaggagttTTACGATGAGACGAGACGGCTGTGTGATCTTCGACTGTTTCACCCGATCCTGAAGGTCATCGAGCCTCTGGGGAACCGGGAGGAAAAGATCCTGAACCGGGAGATAG GGTTTGCCATTGGGATGCCGGTCTGTGAATTTGAGATGTTAAAGGATCCAGAGGTTCAGGACTTTCGCCGCTCCATACTAAGCGTGTGCAGAGAGGCcatggaggagagggagggaggtggggccCATAGCCAGGCACTCTACGTGTACCCCCCTAATGTGGAATCCAGTCCCCAGCTCCCTCAGCACATCTACAGCAAGCTGGACAAAG GGAGGTTGATTGTGACTATCTGGGTGATCGTGTCTCCGTCCAACTCCAAACAGAAATATACACTGAAG GTGAGTCATGATAGTCTACCTGAGCAGCTAATAGCAGAGTCCATCAGGAAAAAAAGCCGATCCATGCACCTTTCACCTCAGCAGCTCCGCCTCTGTGTCCAGGAGTACCAGGGACAGTACATCCTGAAG GTGTGTGGCTGTGATGAGTACCTGTTGGAGAAGTATCCTCTCAGTCAGTACAAG TATATCCGATCCTGTATCATCGTGGGTCGTCTTCCTCACTTGATGCTGGTCTCTAAAGATAGTCTCTACTCTCAGCTACCTGCCTCCGGCTTTGTCACACCTTCATACAG TCGCCGGACTCCTCAGCCGTCTCCATGTCCAGGAGGAGGTGATGGTTCTCCTCCTCGCTCTCTGTGGGCCTTCAACACTCTGCTGAGGGTTCGGCTGCTCTGTGCAACCTACGTCAACGTCAATATCAGAGACATCGACAag atctaTGTGAGGACGGGTATTTATCACGGTGGAGAACCGCTTTGTGACAACGTCAACACACAGAGAGTCCCCTGCTCCAACCCCAG GTGGAACGAGTGGCTGACTTATGACATCTACCTGGCTGACCTCCCTCGCTCAGCCAGAATTTGCCTTTCCATCTGCTCTgtgaagggaaggaaaggagccaAGGAG gagCACTGTCCTCTGGCCTGGGGGAATGTGAACCTCTTTGACTATCAGGACATCTTGGTTTCAGGTAAAGTGGCTCTCAGTCTCTGGCCTGTCCCTCATGGCCTGGAAGACCTGCTCAATCCGATCGGAGTTGCTGGTTCAAATCCCAACAAG GAGACTCCCTGTGTAGAGCTGGAGTTCTCCTGGTTTAATCAGACGGTCGTGTTTCCTGATGAGCAGCAGATAGAAGAACACGCCAACTGGACCATCAGCCGAGAGCTCGGCTACAACTACTGCCACGGACTg agCAGTCGTCTGGCCTGTGACAGCAGTGTTTCAGCAGCAGATGGAGAACAGCTTCGGTCTCTCTGCTCCAAAGATCCTCTGTATGAGCTCTCTGAGCAAGAGAAGGACTTCCTCTGGAGACACAG acactaCTGTGTAAACATCCCAGAGTCTCTTCCAAAGCTGCTTCTGTCTGTCAAATGGAACTCCAGAGACGAAGTGTCACAG ATGTACTGTCTGCTGAAGGAGTGGCCTCTGATGGAGCCTGAATCAGCTCTGGAGTTGTTGGACTGTAACTTTCCTGATCCGATGGTCAGAGAGTTTGCGCTGCGCTGTCTGGTTCAAGGCCTGACAGACGACAAGCTGTCACAGTACCTGCTGCAGCTTGTACAG GTGTTAAAGTACGAGATGTACCTGGACAATCCTCTGGCTCGTTTCCTGATCAAGAAagctctgaccaatcagaggataggacacttcttcttctggcATCTCAA GTCAGAGATGCACAATAAGACCGTGTCCCGACGCTTCGGTCTGCTGCTGGAAGCTTTCTGCAGAGCCTGCGGCATGTACCTCAAACACCTGAACCGACAG gtggaggCCATGGATAAACTGGTGAACCTGACAGACACTCTGAAACAAGAGAAGAAGGATGAGACACAGAaa ACTCAGATGAAGTTCCTGGTTGAGCACATGTCTCGGCCAGATTACATGGAGGCTCTGCAAGGGTTCGTCTCTCCGCTGAACCCTGTTCACCAGCTGGGAAACCTCAG GCTTGAGGAGTGCAGGATCATGTCATCAGCAAAGCGCCCTCTGTGGTTAAACTGGGAAAACCCCGACATCATGTCGGAGCTGCTCTTCACCAACAACGAGATCATCTTCAAGAATGGAGACG ACCTGCGGCAGGACATGCTGACTCTGCAGATCATTAAGATCATGGAGAACATCTGGCAGAATCAGGGCCTGGACCTGCG catgcTGCCGTACGGCTGCCTGTCCATTGGGGACTGTGTGGGTCTGATCGAGGTGGTGAAGCACAGTTTCACCATCATGCAGATTCAGTGTAAAGGAGGCCTGAAGGGGGCGCTGCAGTTCAACTCCAACACACTGCACCACTGGATCAAAGACAAGAACCGCGGAGAGGC gtaTGATCGGGCCATCGACCTGTTCACCAGGTCATGTGCAGGTTATTGTGTAGCGACGTTCATTCTGGGAATCGGGGACCGACACAACTCCAACATCATGGTAAAGGAGAACGGACAG CTGTTCCACATCGACTTCGGCCACTTCCTGGatcacaagaagaagaagtttggTTACAAGCGGGAGCGAGTTCCCTTCGTGCTGACGCAGGACTTCCTGATAGTAATCAGCAAAGGAGTCCAGGAGTCCACCAAGACCAAAGAGTTTGAGAG GTTCCAGGAGATGTGTTATAAAGCTTACCTGGCTATCCGGCAGCACGCCAGCCTCTTCATCAACCTGTTCTCCCTCCTGCTCGGCTGTGGGATGCCTGAACTGCAGAGCTTCGATGACATTGCCTACCTGAGGAAGACCCTGGCTCTGG agaagagccagcaggaggcgctggAGTATTTCACCAAACAGATGAACGACGCTCATCATGGAGGCTGGAGCACTAAGATGGACTGGATCTTCCACACCATCAGACACATGCCTAACGagcattaa